One genomic segment of Caldimonas brevitalea includes these proteins:
- a CDS encoding ketopantoate reductase family protein has protein sequence MKIAVMGAGAVGCYYGGMLARAGHAVTLIGRPQHVAAIRREGLWLDTQSFQARVELDASESPSAVAGAQLVLFCVKSTDTESAGAQIAPHLAADALVLSLQNGVDNAERLQAGLRQQVAPAVVYVATEMAGPGHVKHHGRGELVIGPEAARDDIVALFRAAGVPLQVSDNVVGALWAKLILNCAYNALSALAQLPYGRLVQGVGVEAVMADVVQECLAVAAAAGVDVPGDTREAVRRIALTMPTQFSSTAQDLARGKPSEIDHLNGYVLRRGAALGVPTPVNRVLHTLVRLVEAGRHPAQAAV, from the coding sequence ATGAAGATCGCCGTGATGGGGGCCGGTGCCGTCGGCTGCTACTACGGAGGCATGCTGGCCCGTGCGGGCCATGCCGTCACCTTGATCGGCCGGCCGCAGCATGTCGCGGCCATCCGCCGCGAGGGCCTGTGGCTCGACACCCAGTCGTTCCAGGCGCGCGTCGAACTCGACGCGAGTGAATCGCCGAGCGCGGTGGCGGGCGCACAGCTGGTGCTGTTTTGCGTCAAGTCGACCGACACCGAAAGCGCCGGCGCACAGATCGCACCCCACCTCGCCGCGGACGCGCTGGTGCTCAGCCTGCAGAACGGCGTCGACAACGCCGAGCGCCTGCAGGCGGGCCTGCGGCAGCAGGTGGCCCCGGCGGTGGTGTACGTGGCCACCGAGATGGCCGGCCCCGGGCATGTCAAGCACCATGGGCGGGGTGAGCTGGTGATCGGGCCGGAGGCTGCGCGCGACGACATCGTCGCGTTGTTCCGCGCTGCGGGCGTGCCGCTGCAGGTGTCCGACAACGTCGTCGGTGCGCTGTGGGCCAAGCTCATCCTCAACTGCGCCTACAACGCCTTGTCGGCACTGGCGCAGCTGCCTTATGGGCGGCTGGTGCAGGGTGTCGGCGTCGAGGCGGTGATGGCTGACGTGGTGCAGGAATGCCTGGCGGTCGCGGCGGCGGCCGGCGTCGACGTGCCGGGCGACACGCGCGAGGCGGTGCGGCGCATCGCGCTCACGATGCCGACCCAGTTTTCGTCGACGGCGCAAGACCTGGCGCGCGGCAAGCCGAGCGAGATCGACCACCTGAACGGCTACGTGTTGCGCCGCGGCGCGGCGCTGGGGGTGCCCACGCCGGTCAACCGTGTGTTGCACACCCTGGTGCGGCTGGTCGAAGCCGGGCGCCACCCAGCGCAAGCCGCCGTCTGA
- a CDS encoding SDR family NAD(P)-dependent oxidoreductase, whose amino-acid sequence MNEFDRKVFLVTGAATGLGETVAETLHARGAAVVLVGRELDGVATVARRLDPAGERALPIAADVRDPAAVAAAVEAALRRFGALHGAVNNAGITGPRARLEDLEVQAWRDVIATDLDGVFFGLKFELPAVVRSGGGAIVNMSSANGVVGVPGLAAYTAAKHGIVGLTRAAALEYAEHGVRVNAVGPGYVDTPRMKMAPQEDRAAMAGSHPMPRFAERHEVAELVAFLLSEHASFITGGFYAVDGGYTAR is encoded by the coding sequence ATGAACGAATTCGATCGCAAGGTTTTCCTCGTCACCGGTGCCGCCACGGGTTTGGGTGAGACTGTCGCCGAGACCCTCCATGCGCGGGGCGCCGCCGTGGTGTTGGTGGGCCGTGAACTCGATGGCGTCGCGACGGTGGCGCGGCGCCTCGACCCGGCCGGCGAGCGCGCCTTGCCCATCGCGGCCGACGTGCGCGACCCGGCTGCGGTGGCGGCCGCCGTCGAAGCCGCGCTGCGCCGGTTCGGCGCACTGCACGGGGCCGTCAACAACGCGGGTATCACCGGCCCGCGCGCACGGCTCGAAGACCTGGAGGTGCAGGCCTGGCGCGACGTCATCGCCACCGACCTCGACGGTGTGTTCTTCGGCCTGAAGTTCGAGCTGCCCGCGGTGGTGCGCAGCGGCGGCGGGGCCATCGTCAACATGTCGTCGGCCAACGGCGTGGTGGGCGTGCCGGGGCTGGCGGCCTACACCGCGGCCAAGCATGGCATCGTCGGGCTGACCCGGGCTGCGGCGCTCGAATACGCCGAGCACGGCGTGAGGGTGAATGCGGTGGGGCCCGGCTACGTCGACACGCCGCGCATGAAAATGGCGCCACAGGAGGACCGCGCCGCGATGGCGGGCAGCCACCCGATGCCCCGTTTTGCCGAGCGGCACGAAGTGGCCGAACTGGTGGCATTCCTGTTGTCCGAGCACGCTTCGTTCATCACCGGCGGCTTCTACGCCGTGGACGGCGGCTACACCGCACGCTGA
- a CDS encoding YciI family protein: MRFMILVRAAPQGEVGPVPEHRLRAAMAEFRELLARAGVLLDASGLQASRAGWQLRGAHGKPEAVQAAWADDTGPRLAGYTVLQVRSRDEALEWARRFPAAQGEGVDAEVEVRQLYELDDLAPHRVGEYSPSLWPGLRH; this comes from the coding sequence ATGCGATTCATGATCTTGGTCCGGGCCGCGCCGCAAGGTGAGGTCGGGCCCGTCCCCGAACACCGGTTGCGGGCCGCGATGGCCGAGTTTCGCGAGCTGCTGGCCAGGGCGGGCGTGTTGCTCGACGCCTCGGGCCTGCAGGCGAGCCGCGCGGGCTGGCAGCTGCGTGGCGCGCACGGCAAGCCTGAGGCGGTGCAAGCCGCGTGGGCCGACGACACCGGGCCCCGGCTGGCCGGCTACACGGTCTTGCAGGTGCGCTCCCGCGACGAGGCGCTGGAATGGGCGCGGCGCTTCCCCGCCGCCCAAGGCGAGGGTGTCGACGCCGAGGTCGAGGTGCGGCAGCTGTACGAGCTGGACGACCTCGCGCCGCACCGCGTCGGCGAATACAGCCCGAGCCTCTGGCCGGGGCTGCGCCACTAG
- a CDS encoding YciI family protein has translation MPYMLLIMEPRGQRNTRTEAEGREVYERMLRFGADLQARGLLLGSASLQSDAGASRVEVRGGRRQVLDGPFAEAKEMVGGFFLLDCATREQAIEIAAECPAAQWCSIEVRSLAPCYEDAT, from the coding sequence ATGCCCTACATGCTGTTGATCATGGAGCCGCGCGGCCAGCGAAACACGCGCACCGAAGCCGAGGGCCGTGAGGTCTACGAGCGCATGCTGCGCTTCGGCGCCGACCTGCAAGCGCGCGGCCTGCTCCTCGGCAGCGCCTCGCTGCAGTCCGACGCGGGCGCCTCGCGCGTCGAGGTGCGGGGCGGCCGGCGGCAGGTGCTGGACGGCCCGTTCGCCGAGGCCAAGGAGATGGTGGGCGGTTTTTTCCTGCTCGACTGCGCCACACGGGAGCAAGCCATCGAGATCGCCGCGGAATGCCCGGCCGCGCAATGGTGCTCGATCGAAGTGCGCTCGCTGGCCCCCTGTTACGAAGACGCCACCTGA
- a CDS encoding 2-hydroxyacid dehydrogenase yields MHVCVYSTQPYDRRFLDGANAAGHHQLRYLESRLDATTVVTAAGAEAVCVFVNDRVDTEVLSRLADLGVRLVALRCAGFNNVDLATAERLGISVARVPEYSPHAIAEHTVALMLTLNRKIHRAYARVREGNFALEGLLGFDLHGRTVGVVGTGKIGACVVAIMRGFGCTVLAFDPHPDPACLAAGARYVALPELLAGSDIVTLHCPLTPQTRHLVDAPAIAKMRPGAMLINTSRGGVIDTPAVIQALKSGQLGSLGLDVYEEEGDLFFRDLSAQVIRDDVFARLQTFPNVVVTAHQAFFTADALSAIAATTLHNVSTFETSGRPAHPVTVDRLVS; encoded by the coding sequence ATGCACGTCTGCGTCTACAGCACCCAGCCCTACGACCGCCGTTTCCTTGACGGGGCCAACGCCGCCGGCCACCACCAGCTGCGCTACTTGGAGTCGAGGCTGGACGCCACCACCGTGGTCACGGCCGCTGGCGCCGAGGCGGTCTGCGTGTTCGTCAACGACCGGGTCGACACCGAGGTGCTGAGCCGGCTCGCCGACCTCGGGGTGCGGCTGGTGGCCTTGCGGTGTGCCGGTTTCAACAATGTCGACCTGGCCACCGCCGAACGCCTGGGCATCAGCGTCGCGCGGGTGCCGGAGTACTCGCCCCATGCTATTGCCGAGCACACCGTGGCGCTGATGCTGACGCTCAACCGCAAGATCCACCGCGCCTATGCACGGGTGCGGGAGGGCAACTTCGCACTCGAAGGCCTGCTCGGCTTCGACCTCCACGGGCGCACCGTCGGGGTGGTCGGCACCGGCAAGATCGGTGCATGCGTGGTGGCCATCATGCGCGGCTTCGGTTGCACCGTGCTGGCATTCGACCCGCACCCTGACCCGGCCTGCCTCGCCGCCGGCGCCCGTTACGTGGCGCTGCCCGAGTTGCTGGCGGGCAGCGACATCGTCACGCTGCACTGCCCGCTGACACCGCAGACACGTCATCTGGTCGATGCGCCGGCCATCGCGAAGATGCGCCCGGGGGCGATGCTGATCAACACCAGCCGCGGCGGCGTGATCGACACGCCCGCCGTGATCCAGGCCCTCAAGTCGGGGCAACTCGGCAGCCTGGGGCTGGACGTCTACGAGGAGGAAGGCGACCTGTTCTTCCGCGACCTGTCCGCCCAGGTCATCCGCGACGACGTGTTCGCGCGGCTGCAGACCTTTCCCAACGTCGTCGTCACCGCGCACCAGGCGTTCTTCACCGCCGACGCGCTGAGCGCGATCGCCGCCACCACGCTGCACAACGTCTCGACCTTCGAGACCAGCGGGCGGCCGGCGCATCCGGTGACGGTCGACCGGTTGGTGTCTTGA
- a CDS encoding glutathione S-transferase family protein produces MNSREEHVLYGYKGSGSAAIEAALCLARLPFRQVEAASWDEQSALDELQQVNPLRQVPALRWPDGSTMTESAAILVELGLRHPESGLLPGDPTARAQAIRGLVYLAANCYAAIGIIDYPERWTAATDEADRERVREGARARLHRLWDRFADSFPAQPFLSGDRLGALDLLAAVVSRWAGTRAHLGRVRPQWAAVLSRIDQHEAVAPVWARHWAADSDASTA; encoded by the coding sequence GTGAACTCTCGCGAAGAACATGTGCTCTACGGCTACAAGGGCAGCGGCAGTGCCGCCATCGAGGCGGCCCTGTGCCTGGCCCGGTTGCCGTTCCGACAGGTGGAGGCGGCGTCGTGGGACGAGCAGTCGGCCCTCGACGAGTTGCAGCAAGTCAACCCGCTGCGCCAGGTGCCGGCGCTGCGCTGGCCCGACGGCAGCACGATGACGGAAAGCGCCGCGATCCTGGTCGAGCTCGGTTTGCGCCACCCCGAAAGCGGTCTGCTGCCCGGCGACCCCACCGCCCGGGCGCAGGCCATCCGCGGGCTGGTCTATCTGGCCGCGAACTGTTATGCGGCCATCGGCATCATCGACTATCCCGAGCGCTGGACCGCCGCCACCGACGAGGCAGACCGAGAGCGTGTGCGCGAGGGCGCGCGCGCCCGGCTGCATCGATTGTGGGACCGCTTTGCCGACAGCTTCCCGGCGCAGCCCTTCCTGAGCGGAGACCGCCTCGGCGCCCTCGACCTGCTCGCCGCCGTGGTGTCGAGATGGGCCGGAACCCGCGCCCACCTGGGCCGCGTGCGGCCGCAGTGGGCGGCGGTGTTGAGTCGCATCGACCAGCACGAGGCGGTGGCGCCGGTGTGGGCGCGCCACTGGGCGGCCGACAGCGACGCCAGCACAGCCTGA
- a CDS encoding NIPSNAP family protein, with translation MISVYLRYVIDPYQATEFEHYARLWIPLVEKFGGRHHGYFLPSEGANNIALALFSFPSFAAYETYREQSFADPECQAAFRYAEETRCIVSYERSFFRPLLP, from the coding sequence TTGATCTCCGTCTACCTCCGCTACGTCATCGACCCCTACCAGGCCACGGAGTTCGAGCACTACGCTCGCCTGTGGATCCCGCTGGTCGAGAAGTTCGGCGGCCGCCACCACGGCTATTTCCTGCCGTCCGAAGGCGCGAACAACATCGCGCTGGCGCTGTTTTCTTTTCCCTCCTTCGCCGCGTACGAGACCTACCGCGAACAGTCCTTCGCCGACCCGGAGTGCCAGGCCGCCTTCCGGTATGCCGAGGAGACCCGCTGCATCGTCAGCTACGAGCGCAGCTTTTTCCGTCCGCTGCTGCCCTGA
- a CDS encoding VOC family protein, which yields MATQIYVNLPVKNLDRSKEFFASLGYSFNPEFTDEKAACMVIDENIYVMLLVESFFQGFTKKPVADATKTTEVLVCLSCDSRARVDQLVAKAVAAGGTAPNPPQDHGFMYAHGFEDLDGHVWELMHAEFEGGTPT from the coding sequence ATGGCCACCCAGATCTACGTCAACCTGCCGGTCAAGAACCTGGACCGCTCGAAAGAATTCTTCGCCAGCCTCGGCTACAGCTTCAACCCCGAGTTCACCGACGAAAAGGCCGCCTGCATGGTGATCGACGAGAACATCTACGTGATGCTGCTCGTCGAGTCCTTCTTCCAGGGTTTCACGAAGAAGCCGGTGGCCGACGCCACCAAGACCACCGAGGTGCTGGTGTGCTTGTCCTGCGACAGCCGGGCCCGGGTCGACCAACTGGTCGCCAAGGCCGTCGCCGCTGGCGGCACCGCCCCCAACCCGCCACAGGACCACGGCTTCATGTACGCACACGGTTTCGAAGACCTGGACGGTCACGTGTGGGAGTTGATGCATGCCGAGTTCGAAGGGGGGACGCCGACATGA
- a CDS encoding RNA polymerase sigma factor, producing MSQPVHRAVEAVWRLECAKITAGVARMVRDVGLAEELAQDALVAALEHWPTAGVPDNPGAWLMATAKNRALDRLRRDKLVAGKHEQLGHELEAQEALIVPDFVDALDAARADEIGDDLLRLIFTACHPVLSTDARVALTLKLLGGLTTAEIARAYLVPEPTIAQRIVRAKRTLSAAKVPFELPRGDTLAARLASVLEVIYLIFNEGYTATAGEDWMRPALCDEALRLGRILAGLSPDEPEVHGLVALMELQASRAAARTDSEGRPVLLLAQDRSRWDRLLIRRGLAALERAEALGGALGPYALQAAIAACHARAAVPEATDWPRIAALYDALAQALPSPVVELNRAVAVGMAYGPAQGLAIIDAMRDEPALQGYHWLPSVRGDLLAKLGRADEARAEFERAAALVRNERERALLIERASSLGGAQPASGGRTH from the coding sequence ATGTCCCAGCCCGTGCACCGAGCCGTCGAGGCGGTCTGGCGCCTCGAGTGCGCGAAGATCACCGCGGGCGTCGCGCGTATGGTGCGGGACGTCGGCCTGGCAGAGGAGCTGGCGCAAGACGCACTGGTCGCCGCCCTCGAGCATTGGCCGACGGCCGGGGTGCCCGACAACCCCGGCGCCTGGCTGATGGCCACCGCCAAGAACCGTGCGCTCGACCGTTTGCGGCGCGACAAGCTGGTGGCCGGCAAGCACGAGCAACTCGGCCATGAGCTCGAAGCACAGGAGGCCCTGATCGTGCCCGACTTCGTCGATGCCCTGGACGCCGCTCGCGCCGACGAGATCGGCGACGACCTGCTGCGTTTGATCTTCACCGCCTGCCATCCCGTGCTGTCGACCGACGCGCGCGTGGCCCTGACGCTGAAGCTGCTGGGCGGCCTCACCACCGCCGAAATCGCGCGCGCCTACCTGGTGCCCGAGCCCACCATCGCGCAACGTATCGTGCGCGCCAAGCGCACGCTGAGCGCCGCCAAGGTGCCGTTCGAGCTGCCCCGCGGCGACACGCTGGCGGCGCGCCTGGCGTCGGTGCTGGAGGTGATCTATCTGATCTTCAACGAGGGCTACACCGCCACTGCCGGCGAGGACTGGATGCGCCCGGCCCTGTGCGACGAAGCGCTGCGCCTGGGCCGCATCCTCGCCGGGCTGTCGCCCGACGAGCCCGAGGTGCACGGCTTGGTGGCGCTGATGGAGCTGCAGGCCTCGCGCGCCGCGGCACGCACCGACAGCGAGGGCCGGCCGGTGCTGTTGCTGGCGCAAGACCGCAGCCGCTGGGACCGCCTGCTGATCCGTCGCGGCCTGGCCGCGCTGGAACGTGCCGAAGCGCTGGGCGGGGCGCTCGGGCCTTACGCGCTGCAAGCCGCCATTGCCGCATGCCACGCCCGGGCGGCGGTCCCTGAGGCCACCGACTGGCCTCGCATCGCCGCCTTGTACGACGCCTTGGCACAAGCGCTGCCGTCGCCGGTGGTGGAGCTCAACCGGGCGGTGGCGGTCGGCATGGCCTACGGCCCGGCGCAAGGCCTGGCCATCATCGATGCGATGCGCGACGAGCCGGCCCTGCAGGGCTACCACTGGCTGCCGAGCGTGCGCGGCGACCTGCTGGCCAAGCTGGGACGGGCCGACGAGGCGCGCGCCGAGTTCGAACGTGCGGCGGCACTGGTGCGCAATGAACGCGAACGGGCGCTGTTGATCGAGCGCGCATCGTCGCTGGGCGGCGCGCAGCCGGCGTCGGGCGGGCGGACACATTGA
- a CDS encoding CvpA family protein produces MELSMYAADLLLALVISVSVWVGYTRGFLVTLLELVVLAASLALAFWAYRYPAAWWEVHAPPIGLWAPPLSFLLLYGLGCIAMTLLAHRLLRALPASVHRHRANHLLGVLPGAARGVINATVVVVLLLAVPLSDPLTSLARQSRLAGPLMVGAEWMESKLTPIFAEAVDKSLGKLTIKPGSTALVHLPFKVAHPRARPDLEVEMLEMVNAARREAGLAPLAADPELAEVARAHARDMFGRGYFSHLTPEGQDPFDRMRQRRVRFLMAGENLALAPTLAGAHRGLMKSPGHRANILRPAFGRLGVGIVDGGKYGLMVTQNFRN; encoded by the coding sequence ATGGAGCTGTCGATGTATGCCGCAGACCTGCTGCTGGCGCTGGTCATCTCGGTCAGTGTCTGGGTCGGCTATACGCGCGGCTTTCTGGTCACGCTGCTCGAACTGGTGGTGCTCGCGGCCAGTCTGGCACTGGCGTTTTGGGCCTACCGCTATCCGGCCGCCTGGTGGGAGGTGCACGCACCGCCCATCGGCCTGTGGGCGCCGCCCCTGTCTTTTCTACTGCTCTACGGGCTGGGCTGCATCGCGATGACGCTGCTGGCGCACCGGCTGTTGCGAGCCCTGCCGGCCTCGGTGCACCGACACCGGGCCAACCATCTGCTCGGCGTGCTCCCCGGGGCCGCACGCGGCGTGATCAACGCCACCGTTGTCGTGGTGCTGTTGCTCGCCGTGCCTTTGTCCGACCCGCTGACGTCCCTGGCGCGCCAGAGCCGGCTGGCCGGCCCATTGATGGTGGGCGCCGAATGGATGGAATCGAAGCTCACGCCCATCTTCGCGGAGGCGGTCGACAAGTCGCTGGGCAAACTGACCATCAAGCCGGGGTCGACCGCGCTGGTGCACCTGCCCTTCAAGGTCGCGCATCCCAGGGCGCGGCCCGACCTCGAGGTGGAGATGCTCGAGATGGTCAACGCGGCCCGCCGCGAAGCCGGCCTGGCGCCGCTGGCCGCCGACCCGGAGCTGGCCGAGGTGGCCCGTGCCCATGCCCGCGACATGTTCGGCCGCGGCTATTTCTCGCATCTCACGCCGGAAGGCCAGGACCCGTTCGACCGCATGCGACAGCGCCGGGTGCGGTTCCTGATGGCGGGCGAGAACCTCGCGCTGGCGCCGACCTTGGCAGGCGCCCACCGGGGCTTGATGAAGTCACCAGGGCACCGCGCCAACATCTTGCGGCCGGCCTTCGGGCGGCTGGGGGTCGGCATCGTTGACGGCGGCAAGTACGGCTTGATGGTGACGCAAAACTTTCGCAATTGA